From Yersinia hibernica, a single genomic window includes:
- a CDS encoding CMD domain-containing protein — protein sequence MVQFRRQDNAHWYHETQRSGRALATCGAGENNTGNSGDIDNTYQEGNIIEQGIFLLGLANNIPTVLDDTLHHHTAILSAADAMYQALFPPVVDLNRENTFSLYDRLSSALTVAQVTGIQRLCSHYAARLTPLSSPDASRESNIRLTQITQYARQLASQPTLIDRHALQQLADVGLTDSDIIVLSQIIGFVGFQARVVAGFSAQAGYPTVILPGFPRMEDAPSDPVSQSQPHWQGWLPSRQENKPVAGPDSPAQSEITLNQLLAHHQASFQAYRAITTRLSRPQHMPSDWLELVSLASARINGSRYCQAKHQHHWRQLTANTAFLAALQSGIDNALAIPPQNHMFHPLIQLTAELTRAPERFSQQHIAPLQALGLSDRQLLSIIFHVASAGWVNRLRHTLGRTV from the coding sequence ATGGTGCAATTTAGACGGCAAGATAATGCGCATTGGTATCATGAGACTCAGCGCAGTGGCCGGGCTTTGGCAACATGCGGGGCGGGCGAAAATAACACAGGAAATAGCGGTGATATCGATAATACCTATCAGGAGGGAAATATTATCGAACAGGGTATTTTTCTGCTGGGCTTAGCTAATAATATTCCCACTGTATTAGATGACACCTTGCACCACCACACCGCGATATTATCTGCGGCAGATGCCATGTATCAGGCGCTGTTCCCTCCGGTTGTTGACCTAAATCGTGAAAATACATTTTCGCTGTATGACAGATTGAGCAGCGCCCTAACCGTCGCCCAAGTGACCGGCATTCAGCGCTTATGTAGCCACTATGCTGCCCGCCTCACACCACTTTCCAGCCCCGATGCCTCGCGGGAAAGCAATATCCGGCTCACCCAAATCACGCAATATGCTCGCCAACTCGCCAGCCAACCGACATTAATTGACCGGCATGCACTCCAGCAATTGGCCGATGTGGGGCTCACGGATAGCGATATTATTGTTTTATCGCAGATAATTGGTTTTGTCGGATTCCAGGCCCGCGTGGTCGCGGGCTTTTCTGCTCAAGCTGGCTATCCGACCGTCATACTACCCGGCTTCCCGCGGATGGAAGATGCACCATCAGACCCGGTGTCGCAAAGTCAGCCGCACTGGCAAGGTTGGCTGCCCTCACGGCAGGAAAACAAGCCGGTGGCCGGGCCAGATTCCCCGGCGCAGAGCGAGATCACACTCAATCAGTTACTGGCACATCATCAAGCGAGTTTCCAAGCCTATCGCGCGATAACCACCCGGCTATCTCGCCCGCAGCACATGCCCTCTGATTGGCTGGAGTTAGTGTCGCTGGCCAGTGCGCGCATCAATGGCAGCCGCTACTGCCAAGCCAAACATCAACATCATTGGCGGCAACTGACAGCAAATACCGCGTTCTTAGCCGCGCTGCAGTCAGGGATTGATAATGCGCTGGCAATACCGCCCCAGAACCACATGTTCCACCCACTTATTCAGCTCACCGCCGAACTGACCCGTGCTCCAGAGCGCTTTAGCCAGCAACATATTGCGCCGCTACAGGCTCTGGGCCTCAGTGATAGGCAGCTACTCAGTATTATCTTCCATGTCGCCTCGGCAGGCTGGGTCAACCGCCTGCGCCACACTTTAGGGCGAACGGTTTGA
- a CDS encoding MliC family protein, which produces MLSGCSLVQPKSETLHYQCGTTKLKVMQDNKQDKVSLILDGKQLNLPQVRAASGAKYSDGRYTFWSKGNTAFVERDEKVIINDCVLIK; this is translated from the coding sequence ATGTTGTCGGGCTGCAGTTTGGTGCAACCGAAGAGTGAAACGTTGCATTACCAATGTGGCACCACCAAACTGAAAGTCATGCAGGATAATAAACAAGACAAAGTCAGCTTGATTTTAGATGGTAAACAGCTGAATTTGCCACAAGTGCGCGCGGCATCTGGGGCTAAATACAGTGATGGGCGTTATACTTTCTGGTCAAAAGGAAATACCGCTTTTGTTGAACGTGACGAAAAAGTCATTATCAATGACTGTGTTTTGATCAAGTAA
- the dtpA gene encoding dipeptide/tripeptide permease DtpA: MSTANNNQQPPNNSQPEISLNAFKQPKAFYLIFSIELWERFGYYGLQGIMAVYLVKMLGMSEADSITLFSSFSALVYGFVAIGGWLGDKVLGAKRVIVLGALTLAVGYSMIAYSGHDIFWVYLGMATIAVGNGLFKANPSSLLSTCYNKDDPRLDGAFTMYYMSVNIGSFFSMLATPWLAAKYGWSVAFSLSVVGMLITLVNFWFCRKWVKSQGSKPDFAPLQIKKLLLVLVGVVALVTLSSWLLHNQVVARWALALVSLGIIFIFAKETFSLHGTARRRMIVAFLLMLEAVVFFVLYSQMPTSLNFFAIHNVEHSIFGIAFEPEQYQALNPFWIMVASPILAAIYNKMGDRLPMPHKFAFGMVLCSAAFLVLPWGASFANEHGIVSVNWLILSYALQSIGELMISGLGLAMVAQLVPQRLMGFIMGSWFLTTAAAALIAGKVAALTAVPSDITDAHASLAIYSHVFMQIGIVTAIIAVLMMLTAPKLYRMTLAPAESKKTSSAAAI; the protein is encoded by the coding sequence GTGTCAACAGCAAACAACAATCAACAACCACCCAATAACAGTCAACCCGAAATCAGCCTGAATGCTTTCAAGCAACCAAAAGCGTTTTACCTGATTTTCTCAATCGAGCTTTGGGAGCGTTTTGGTTATTACGGCCTGCAAGGGATCATGGCCGTCTATCTGGTAAAAATGCTTGGGATGAGCGAAGCCGATTCGATAACCTTATTCTCCTCTTTCAGCGCCCTGGTCTATGGTTTTGTCGCCATTGGTGGCTGGTTAGGGGATAAAGTTCTTGGCGCGAAGCGCGTTATCGTGCTGGGTGCACTGACACTGGCAGTCGGTTATTCGATGATTGCCTACTCCGGCCATGATATTTTCTGGGTTTATCTGGGCATGGCGACCATTGCTGTGGGTAATGGCTTGTTTAAAGCTAACCCGTCCTCCCTGCTGTCGACTTGCTATAACAAAGACGACCCGCGTTTGGACGGTGCATTCACCATGTACTATATGTCCGTCAATATCGGTTCGTTCTTCTCTATGCTGGCGACACCATGGTTAGCCGCTAAGTATGGTTGGAGTGTGGCATTTTCTCTGAGTGTGGTGGGGATGCTCATCACTCTGGTGAACTTCTGGTTCTGCCGTAAGTGGGTGAAAAGCCAGGGTTCTAAACCTGACTTCGCGCCATTGCAGATTAAAAAATTACTGCTGGTGCTGGTTGGTGTGGTTGCTCTGGTCACCCTGTCGAGCTGGTTGCTGCACAACCAAGTTGTTGCGCGCTGGGCGCTGGCGCTGGTTTCTCTGGGCATTATCTTTATCTTTGCCAAAGAGACATTTTCTCTGCACGGCACCGCCCGCCGCAGAATGATTGTGGCGTTCCTATTGATGCTGGAAGCCGTGGTGTTCTTTGTGCTGTATAGCCAAATGCCCACCTCGCTGAACTTCTTTGCTATTCACAACGTTGAGCATTCAATCTTTGGTATTGCTTTCGAACCAGAACAGTATCAGGCGCTGAACCCATTCTGGATCATGGTTGCCAGCCCAATATTGGCCGCTATCTATAACAAAATGGGCGACCGGCTGCCAATGCCGCACAAATTTGCTTTCGGCATGGTGCTTTGCTCTGCAGCATTCTTGGTCTTGCCATGGGGCGCAAGCTTCGCTAACGAACACGGGATTGTCTCTGTCAACTGGCTGATTCTGAGCTATGCACTGCAAAGTATTGGGGAATTGATGATTTCTGGCTTGGGTCTGGCGATGGTTGCGCAGTTAGTGCCGCAGCGCTTGATGGGCTTCATCATGGGCTCATGGTTCCTGACCACCGCCGCCGCCGCCCTGATTGCCGGTAAAGTGGCCGCCTTAACCGCCGTCCCGAGTGATATCACTGACGCCCATGCATCACTGGCTATCTACAGCCATGTGTTTATGCAAATTGGTATTGTGACCGCCATCATCGCCGTGCTGATGATGTTAACCGCCCCTAAACTGTATCGTATGACCTTAGCGCCAGCGGAGAGCAAAAAAACCTCATCTGCCGCCGCGATTTAA
- a CDS encoding LysR family transcriptional regulator: MDIKQLIYLCNLERERHFGRAAEASFVSQPTLSMRLKNLERELGVALINRGNNFEGFTAEGERVLAWAREIVSVYQGLKLEIESLKNGLNGTLRIGVVPQCSISLAPLLKNASERYPQLDYQVSVLSADQLLEALTGHSVDVGMGFFELATLNGLHFQTQSLLDRGVDVIFHPQHFPQLMGTEALTLAQIAPLPLCLAEPSRYFRRYLDNSFRDAGLSLHARLESASIFQLLQGVFVGLGCGLFPQGSLLAEMSPALQRRPVNIPKMSRHAAVVVAEPGRVTPLAQHFFDVTQAWLTAHEA, encoded by the coding sequence ATGGATATCAAGCAACTTATCTATCTCTGTAATTTAGAGCGCGAGCGGCACTTTGGCCGAGCGGCTGAAGCCAGCTTTGTGAGTCAGCCGACATTGTCGATGCGCTTGAAGAATCTGGAGCGGGAGCTGGGGGTTGCACTGATAAACCGTGGCAATAATTTTGAAGGATTTACTGCGGAAGGTGAACGGGTTTTAGCCTGGGCAAGGGAAATTGTCTCTGTTTATCAAGGGTTGAAACTGGAAATCGAATCGCTAAAAAATGGTTTGAATGGCACCTTGCGTATTGGCGTGGTGCCGCAATGCAGTATCTCATTGGCACCGCTGCTAAAAAATGCCAGCGAGCGCTATCCCCAGTTGGACTATCAGGTATCGGTGTTAAGTGCGGATCAGTTGCTGGAGGCGCTGACTGGCCATTCAGTTGATGTGGGCATGGGCTTTTTTGAATTAGCCACATTGAATGGGCTACATTTTCAAACGCAATCCCTGCTTGATCGCGGGGTTGATGTCATCTTCCACCCGCAACATTTCCCCCAATTGATGGGCACTGAAGCATTAACATTGGCTCAAATTGCCCCATTGCCACTTTGTCTGGCAGAACCTAGCCGCTATTTTCGCCGCTATCTGGATAATAGTTTTCGTGATGCGGGTCTGTCATTGCATGCCCGGCTGGAAAGCGCGTCTATATTTCAGTTACTGCAAGGGGTTTTTGTCGGGCTGGGTTGCGGCCTGTTTCCACAGGGCAGTTTGCTGGCGGAGATGTCGCCGGCGCTACAGCGCAGGCCCGTGAATATCCCCAAGATGAGCCGGCATGCTGCGGTGGTGGTGGCTGAACCAGGGCGGGTGACGCCGCTGGCCCAGCACTTCTTTGATGTCACCCAGGCGTGGCTGACTGCCCACGAGGCCTAA
- the yjbD gene encoding DUF3811 domain-containing protein produces the protein MKKLTLKEMTESEQRDVKTQLDRARINLGRALTNSEQNKVKDEAIEKIMSARAQVAKLTRVDKKTKKTAPSTTTFSWSSSISTRPPR, from the coding sequence ATGAAAAAGCTGACATTAAAAGAAATGACCGAAAGTGAGCAACGCGACGTCAAAACGCAACTCGATAGGGCCAGAATCAATTTAGGAAGGGCATTAACTAACTCAGAACAAAATAAAGTGAAAGACGAAGCAATAGAAAAAATCATGAGCGCCCGCGCACAAGTCGCCAAATTAACCCGCGTAGACAAAAAAACCAAAAAAACCGCCCCAAGCACCACCACCTTTAGCTGGTCTTCCTCTATCAGCACACGTCCACCACGGTAA
- the gstA gene encoding glutathione transferase GstA, protein MKLFYKPGACSLSPHIVLRESGLDFSIESVDLATKKTETGEDYLSINPKGQVPALLLDDGSLLTEGVAVVQYLADKVPDRHLIAPPGTLSRYHAIEWLNFVATELHKGFSPLFNPKTPDEYKTMARERLDKQFSYVDGELAKHDYLLGSRFSVADAYLFTVTRWANALKLDIKQRSHLDKFMARVAERPAVKAALAAEDAKK, encoded by the coding sequence ATGAAATTGTTCTATAAACCCGGTGCCTGCTCTTTATCCCCACATATTGTATTACGTGAGTCGGGGTTAGATTTCAGTATTGAAAGCGTCGATCTGGCGACGAAAAAAACGGAAACGGGTGAAGACTATTTAAGCATCAACCCAAAAGGACAAGTCCCTGCGCTGTTGCTCGATGACGGCAGCCTACTCACTGAGGGGGTGGCTGTTGTGCAATATCTGGCCGATAAAGTCCCTGATCGCCACCTAATTGCCCCACCAGGAACTCTGTCTCGCTATCATGCTATTGAATGGTTAAACTTCGTGGCGACTGAATTACATAAAGGTTTCAGCCCACTGTTTAATCCTAAAACACCCGATGAATATAAAACCATGGCCCGTGAGCGCCTGGATAAACAATTTAGCTATGTTGATGGCGAATTAGCAAAACATGATTATCTGTTAGGCTCAAGATTCAGTGTGGCTGACGCCTATTTATTTACCGTGACCCGCTGGGCAAATGCGCTGAAACTTGATATTAAACAACGTAGCCATTTAGATAAATTTATGGCGCGTGTGGCTGAGCGCCCGGCAGTCAAAGCCGCCCTCGCCGCAGAAGATGCCAAGAAATAA
- the pdxH gene encoding pyridoxamine 5'-phosphate oxidase has translation MTDNNEFDVADLRREYVRGGLRRSDLTENPLELFERWLKQACDARLPDPTAMCVATVDASGQPYQRIVLLKHYDDQGLVFYTNLGSRKAQQLAENPHISLLFPWHMLDRQVIFLGQAERLSTLEVLKYFSSRPKDSQIGAWVSQQSSRISARGVLESKFLELKQKFQQGEVPLPSFWGGFRVKFDSVEFWQGGEHRLHDRFIYQRDAKAWKIDRLAP, from the coding sequence ATGACTGACAATAATGAATTTGATGTTGCAGATTTGCGCCGTGAATATGTTCGTGGCGGCCTGCGCCGCAGTGATTTAACCGAAAATCCATTGGAATTGTTTGAGCGCTGGCTAAAGCAAGCTTGTGATGCGCGCTTGCCTGATCCGACGGCCATGTGTGTGGCCACCGTTGATGCGAGTGGCCAGCCATATCAGCGCATTGTGCTGCTAAAACACTATGATGATCAGGGTTTGGTGTTCTACACCAACTTGGGCAGTCGTAAAGCGCAGCAATTAGCTGAAAACCCGCATATTAGCTTGCTATTCCCCTGGCACATGCTCGACCGACAGGTCATTTTTCTGGGGCAAGCTGAGCGCCTGTCCACCCTCGAAGTGCTGAAATACTTCAGCTCCCGCCCCAAAGATAGCCAGATTGGCGCGTGGGTATCCCAGCAATCTTCACGGATCTCCGCGCGTGGCGTGCTGGAAAGTAAATTTCTTGAGTTGAAGCAAAAATTCCAGCAAGGTGAGGTTCCGTTGCCCAGCTTCTGGGGTGGGTTCCGGGTTAAATTCGACTCGGTCGAGTTTTGGCAAGGGGGCGAACACCGTTTGCATGACCGTTTTATCTATCAACGGGATGCCAAAGCATGGAAAATTGACCGTTTAGCCCCGTGA
- the pdxY gene encoding pyridoxal kinase PdxY codes for MKNILSIQSHVVFGHAGNSAAEFPMRRMGVNVWPLNTVQFSNHTQYGHWTGCVMPANHLTEIVQGIADIGRLKDCDAVLSGYIGSPEQGGHILAAVARVKQANPSAWYFCDPVMGHPEKGCIVAPGVAEFFCKEALPASDIIAPNLLELEQLSGVRVENVEQAVKVARDLCAKGPKVVLVKHLSRAGYNPDCFEMLLVTAQDAWHISRPLVDFGARQPVGVGDLTSGLLLVNLLKGEPLDKALAHVTAAVYEVMLKTQEMGEYELQVVAAQDAIVHPACQFTATKL; via the coding sequence ATGAAAAATATACTTTCAATTCAGTCACATGTTGTTTTTGGCCATGCAGGTAATAGTGCGGCTGAGTTTCCTATGCGCCGGATGGGGGTGAATGTCTGGCCGCTAAATACCGTGCAGTTTTCGAATCATACTCAATATGGACACTGGACGGGGTGCGTCATGCCTGCCAACCATCTGACTGAAATTGTACAAGGTATTGCCGATATTGGTCGGCTGAAAGATTGTGATGCAGTATTAAGTGGTTATATTGGCTCCCCTGAACAAGGCGGCCATATTTTGGCGGCTGTCGCGCGAGTCAAACAGGCCAATCCCAGTGCTTGGTATTTTTGTGACCCGGTCATGGGGCATCCTGAAAAAGGCTGTATCGTGGCCCCCGGGGTGGCGGAATTTTTCTGTAAAGAGGCTTTGCCGGCCAGCGATATCATTGCACCGAACTTGCTTGAGCTGGAGCAACTCAGTGGTGTGCGGGTAGAAAATGTTGAGCAAGCCGTTAAGGTGGCCCGTGACTTGTGTGCTAAAGGGCCAAAAGTGGTGTTGGTTAAACACTTAAGCCGCGCCGGTTATAACCCAGACTGTTTTGAAATGTTGTTGGTGACAGCGCAGGATGCTTGGCATATCAGCCGCCCGCTGGTGGATTTCGGCGCGCGCCAGCCGGTGGGGGTAGGTGATTTGACCAGTGGCTTATTATTGGTGAATTTACTCAAAGGTGAACCATTAGATAAAGCGCTCGCCCATGTGACTGCCGCAGTATATGAAGTCATGCTGAAAACTCAGGAGATGGGTGAGTATGAACTTCAGGTGGTTGCAGCACAGGACGCGATTGTTCATCCTGCCTGTCAATTTACGGCGACGAAATTATAA
- a CDS encoding Yip1 family protein — protein sequence MINHVWGLMTHPGRELQQIKREGESVRHMYAHHILLMAAIPVICAFIGTTQVGWNFGDGQTIKLTPVTALYSAVIFYVLILAAVALMGRVIYWMARRYESRPSWQSCTLFAGYAATPMFLAGVVALYPIIWLCLLVGVIALCYAGYLMYLAIPTFLNIDRQEGFIFSGSTFAIGVLVLELLLGLTVLLWGYGSRLL from the coding sequence ATGATAAACCATGTTTGGGGCCTGATGACCCACCCCGGCCGAGAGCTGCAACAGATCAAACGTGAGGGCGAAAGCGTACGCCATATGTATGCGCATCACATTCTTCTGATGGCGGCCATTCCGGTGATTTGTGCCTTTATCGGCACCACTCAAGTGGGTTGGAATTTTGGTGATGGTCAGACCATAAAACTGACGCCCGTTACCGCGCTCTATTCCGCGGTGATTTTCTATGTTTTGATTCTGGCCGCCGTCGCCCTGATGGGCCGGGTGATTTACTGGATGGCCCGCCGCTATGAAAGCCGCCCGAGCTGGCAAAGTTGTACACTATTTGCCGGTTATGCTGCCACCCCGATGTTTTTGGCCGGGGTTGTCGCCCTCTACCCGATTATCTGGTTATGTTTATTGGTCGGCGTTATCGCACTGTGCTATGCCGGTTACTTGATGTATTTGGCCATCCCCACCTTCTTGAATATTGACCGGCAAGAGGGTTTTATCTTCTCCGGCTCCACCTTTGCCATTGGCGTCCTGGTGTTAGAATTACTGCTTGGCCTGACCGTTTTACTATGGGGGTATGGCTCACGATTATTGTGA
- a CDS encoding VOC family protein yields the protein MGIQGNDSRIDNIEFAVSDIARTKDFYGKVFNWRFTDYGPQYCEFTDGRLTGGFTTQSVVQPNGGPLVILYADDLQQMQQRLEEAGAAIVVPIFAFPGGRRFHFTDPDGYQLAVWSDN from the coding sequence ATGGGTATTCAGGGAAATGATAGTCGAATCGACAACATAGAGTTTGCTGTGAGTGATATTGCTCGCACGAAGGATTTCTATGGCAAGGTTTTCAACTGGCGCTTTACTGACTATGGGCCGCAATATTGCGAGTTTACCGATGGCCGGCTGACCGGCGGTTTCACCACCCAGAGTGTGGTTCAGCCCAATGGCGGGCCGCTAGTCATTCTGTATGCCGATGATTTGCAACAGATGCAACAGCGGTTAGAGGAGGCCGGAGCCGCCATTGTGGTGCCTATCTTTGCTTTTCCGGGCGGACGACGTTTTCACTTTACCGATCCCGATGGGTATCAGTTGGCCGTTTGGTCTGATAATTGA
- the tyrS gene encoding tyrosine--tRNA ligase, translated as MTSSNLIKQLQERGLVAQVTDEDALAERLAQGPISLYCGFDPTADSLHLGHLVPLLCLKRFQLAGHRPVALVGGATGMIGDPSFKASERKLNTEDTVNEWVEKIRRQVSPFLDFDCGENSAIAANNYDWFGGMNVLTFLRDIGKHFSVNQMINKEAVKQRLNRDDSGISFTEFSYNLLQAYDFACLNKAHGVALQIGGSDQWGNITSGIDLTRRLHQQQVYGLTVPLITKADGTKFGKTEGGAVWLDPQKTSPYKFYQFWINTADADVYRFLKFFTFMSLEEINALEDEDKNSGKAPRAQYVLAENVTGMVHGAEGLAAAKRITASLFSGDLHEMTEADFAQLAQDGMPTIELSREADLQQALVNAELVPSRGQARTMISSNAVAINGEKQSDPEYTFTESDRLFGRYTLLRRGKKHYCLISWR; from the coding sequence ATGACCAGCAGCAACCTGATTAAACAATTGCAAGAGCGGGGCCTCGTTGCCCAGGTGACGGATGAAGACGCGTTAGCAGAGAGACTGGCGCAAGGGCCAATTTCACTGTATTGCGGGTTTGATCCGACCGCAGACAGCTTGCATTTGGGCCATTTGGTTCCGTTGTTGTGCCTAAAGCGTTTCCAACTGGCAGGGCATCGCCCGGTTGCTTTAGTCGGTGGTGCGACCGGTATGATAGGTGACCCCAGCTTCAAAGCCAGCGAGCGTAAGCTGAATACGGAAGATACCGTGAATGAGTGGGTGGAGAAAATCCGCCGTCAGGTGTCCCCATTCCTGGATTTTGATTGTGGTGAAAACAGCGCGATTGCCGCTAACAACTACGACTGGTTTGGTGGCATGAATGTGCTGACTTTCCTGCGCGATATCGGCAAGCACTTCTCTGTTAATCAGATGATTAATAAAGAGGCGGTAAAACAGCGCCTGAATCGTGACGATAGCGGTATTTCATTTACTGAGTTTTCCTACAACCTGTTGCAGGCTTATGATTTTGCTTGCCTGAATAAAGCACATGGCGTGGCATTGCAAATTGGCGGTTCTGACCAATGGGGCAATATTACCTCCGGTATTGATTTGACTCGCCGTCTTCACCAGCAGCAGGTTTATGGCTTGACTGTTCCACTGATAACCAAAGCCGATGGCACCAAGTTTGGTAAAACCGAAGGTGGTGCTGTGTGGCTTGACCCGCAGAAAACCAGCCCTTACAAATTCTACCAATTCTGGATTAACACCGCGGATGCTGATGTTTATCGCTTCCTGAAATTCTTTACTTTCATGAGCTTGGAAGAGATAAACGCGCTGGAAGACGAAGATAAAAACAGTGGCAAAGCACCACGTGCGCAGTATGTGTTGGCAGAAAATGTCACCGGCATGGTGCATGGGGCGGAGGGGCTGGCGGCAGCTAAGCGCATCACTGCCAGCTTGTTCTCGGGTGATTTACATGAGATGACCGAAGCTGACTTTGCTCAGTTAGCCCAAGACGGGATGCCCACTATCGAATTGAGCCGTGAGGCAGATTTGCAACAGGCTTTGGTTAATGCCGAACTGGTTCCCTCCCGTGGTCAGGCGCGCACCATGATTAGCTCCAATGCGGTGGCTATCAATGGCGAGAAGCAATCAGATCCGGAATACACTTTCACTGAGAGTGACCGGTTATTTGGGCGCTATACCTTATTGCGTCGTGGCAAAAAACATTATTGCCTGATTAGCTGGCGATAA